The [Chlorobium] sp. 445 genome has a segment encoding these proteins:
- a CDS encoding YajQ family cyclic di-GMP-binding protein yields the protein MASEHSFDIVSKIPMQELDNALNQARKELQQRYDLKDSKSQILFNEKEMELTLESQNEFTLKSVIDVLQSKLIKRGISIKALEYGKIEPASQNTVRQKIKLKQGISKEVSKQITTAIKDLKLKVQAQVQGDAIRVSGKQIDDLQAVQKHLLALDLNLPLQFENYR from the coding sequence ATGGCAAGCGAACACTCTTTTGACATCGTCTCCAAAATTCCAATGCAGGAACTCGACAATGCGCTCAATCAAGCGCGCAAAGAACTGCAACAGCGCTATGACCTCAAAGACTCAAAATCGCAAATTCTCTTCAATGAAAAGGAGATGGAACTGACATTAGAGTCGCAAAATGAATTTACACTGAAATCTGTCATTGATGTGTTGCAATCCAAACTCATCAAGCGCGGTATTTCTATCAAAGCCTTAGAGTATGGTAAAATTGAGCCGGCATCGCAAAACACAGTTCGCCAAAAAATCAAGTTGAAGCAAGGCATCAGCAAAGAGGTATCAAAGCAAATTACGACTGCTATAAAAGACTTAAAACTCAAAGTGCAAGCCCAAGTGCAAGGCGATGCCATACGCGTCAGTGGCAAGCAGATTGATGATTTGCAAGCTGTGCAAAAACACTTACTGGCGTTGGATCTGAATTTGCCCTTACAGTTCGAAAACTATCGCTAA
- a CDS encoding sodium:solute symporter has translation MNATQLGILAYIVLQLGLGFLLSRRIHTEADYLLAGRRLGLSISVLTLFSTWFGAEACLGAAGVIYQEGLSGSVADPFAYGICLLLMGLFFAVPLWKRNLTTLADFFRQRYAPSVAQLAAVLMIPSSLLWAASQMRAFGQVLSASSHLDISVAITLSAAVVVIYTISGGLWADAITDVVQGLMLIVGLTSLFVVVLMQTTPEHLSIAFTAERLNLFQSGSILQQLEAWLVPICGSVVAQELVARALAAKSAHVASRSALIASALYMLFGTIPVLLGLLGIALLPNLSDAEKLLPIAAHTYLPPVLYVLFIGALFSAILSTVDSTLLAASALLAHNVILPMRPDMSETAKVRINA, from the coding sequence ATGAACGCAACACAACTTGGCATTTTAGCTTATATCGTGCTTCAACTTGGCCTTGGCTTTTTGCTCTCTCGGCGCATTCACACTGAAGCAGATTATTTGCTGGCTGGACGCCGCTTAGGCTTAAGCATTTCAGTGCTCACACTCTTTTCCACATGGTTTGGCGCAGAAGCCTGTCTTGGTGCTGCTGGCGTGATTTATCAAGAAGGGCTTTCGGGTAGTGTTGCAGATCCATTTGCTTATGGCATCTGCCTTTTGCTGATGGGACTGTTCTTTGCCGTGCCGCTTTGGAAAAGAAACTTGACCACACTGGCTGATTTTTTTCGGCAGCGTTATGCTCCTTCAGTTGCACAGCTTGCTGCAGTCTTGATGATTCCCTCGTCACTTTTGTGGGCAGCCTCGCAGATGCGTGCGTTCGGACAAGTGCTCTCTGCCTCTTCCCATCTTGACATTTCAGTTGCAATTACACTCTCTGCTGCCGTTGTGGTGATCTATACCATCTCAGGTGGATTGTGGGCTGATGCGATTACTGATGTCGTGCAAGGCTTGATGCTAATTGTTGGCTTGACAAGCCTTTTTGTCGTGGTGCTGATGCAAACGACACCTGAGCATCTTTCCATCGCCTTTACAGCTGAGCGATTAAATCTCTTTCAGAGTGGCTCAATTTTGCAGCAACTTGAAGCATGGCTTGTGCCCATTTGCGGCTCGGTCGTGGCGCAGGAGCTTGTGGCACGTGCCCTTGCTGCAAAGTCAGCGCATGTGGCAAGCCGCTCAGCCTTGATTGCAAGTGCGTTATACATGCTCTTTGGCACCATCCCTGTGCTCCTCGGCCTGCTTGGCATTGCACTTCTTCCAAATCTGAGCGATGCAGAAAAACTTTTACCGATTGCTGCACACACCTACTTGCCTCCAGTTTTGTATGTGCTTTTTATCGGTGCGCTCTTTTCTGCCATTCTCTCGACCGTCGATAGCACACTCCTTGCTGCAAGCGCTCTTTTAGCGCACAATGTCATTTTGCCGATGCGTCCTGATATGAGCGAGACTGCCAAGGTACGCATCAACGCTTAG